The Pseudomonadota bacterium genome includes a window with the following:
- the tnpB gene encoding IS66 family insertion sequence element accessory protein TnpB (TnpB, as the term is used for proteins encoded by IS66 family insertion elements, is considered an accessory protein, since TnpC, encoded by a neighboring gene, is a DDE family transposase.), translated as MIPSGTKVYFAVAPADLRRSFDGLSALALSALHKDPTQGGLFVFLNKRANQVRVLFRDPHGVCILAKRLDGGRFRRPRMKDGCFCWELDASTLMSFLDDIDISRVHSRRTKPVSVRHLEIVKDTLK; from the coding sequence ATGATCCCCTCAGGCACGAAGGTGTACTTCGCTGTTGCGCCGGCCGATCTTCGACGCAGCTTCGATGGTTTGTCTGCACTGGCGCTGAGCGCGCTGCACAAGGACCCTACGCAAGGTGGGCTCTTTGTGTTTCTCAACAAGCGTGCCAACCAGGTGCGCGTTCTTTTCCGTGATCCACACGGCGTATGCATCCTGGCCAAGCGACTTGACGGTGGGCGTTTCAGAAGGCCGCGGATGAAGGACGGTTGTTTCTGTTGGGAGTTGGATGCATCCACTCTGATGAGTTTTCTGGACGATATTGACATTTCGCGCGTCCACAGTAGACGCACAAAACCTGTTTCAGTCCGCCATCTTGAAATTGTCAAAGACACGCTGAAATGA